Proteins from a genomic interval of Leifsonia shinshuensis:
- a CDS encoding LLM class flavin-dependent oxidoreductase, with product MTRRIHLGAFAFHPGGAHVTGWRHETARPDRHLTIGHYKHFAQTAERGVFDTIFLADGLYFWDRHPSGVDHYGQLRLEPLTLLSALAVHTSHIGLAATISTTYNEPYHVARSLASLDHLSRGRAAWNLVTSRYDEEARNFGGDHHLDHSRRYERGEEFVRTVEELWDSWDDDAFPADRQSGIFADRSRLHTADHRGEFFRVRGPLNIARPPQGYPVQFQAGGSPAGQQLAARTADAVFAGYRPLAEAQAFYAGLKQQVEDAGRDPEAFHILPTLQPVVGSTRSEAEDLAEQLLASTPDALIVEDVSHSIGQDLTGRSADEPFEFEPDTDTSNESRSPNRRADALRTGDHPATPRQVYARSFREGIVVGTAAEVADTIEERVETRAADGFIVQSLTLPYSLDRFVELVTPELQRRGLTPESYAPGTLRDRLGLERPARVVPA from the coding sequence ATGACCCGCCGCATCCACCTCGGCGCGTTCGCCTTCCACCCCGGCGGAGCCCACGTCACGGGATGGCGCCATGAGACCGCGCGGCCCGACCGGCACCTCACGATCGGGCACTACAAGCACTTCGCCCAGACGGCCGAGCGCGGGGTGTTCGACACGATCTTCCTCGCCGACGGCCTCTACTTCTGGGATCGTCACCCGTCGGGCGTCGACCACTACGGGCAGCTGCGGCTCGAACCGCTGACCCTGCTGTCGGCGCTCGCCGTCCACACCTCGCACATCGGTCTCGCGGCGACCATCTCCACGACCTACAACGAGCCGTACCACGTGGCGCGCTCACTGGCGTCGCTCGACCACCTCAGCAGAGGACGTGCAGCGTGGAACCTGGTCACGTCGCGCTACGACGAAGAGGCCCGCAACTTCGGCGGCGATCACCACCTCGATCACTCCCGCCGCTATGAGCGAGGCGAGGAGTTCGTCCGCACCGTCGAAGAGCTGTGGGACAGCTGGGATGACGACGCCTTCCCCGCCGACCGGCAGAGCGGTATCTTCGCCGACCGCAGCCGGCTCCACACGGCTGACCATCGCGGCGAGTTCTTCCGGGTGAGGGGGCCGCTCAACATCGCCCGCCCGCCGCAGGGCTATCCTGTTCAGTTCCAGGCGGGCGGCTCCCCCGCCGGCCAGCAGCTGGCTGCCCGCACTGCCGACGCCGTGTTCGCCGGTTACCGCCCGTTGGCCGAGGCGCAGGCGTTCTACGCCGGGCTCAAGCAGCAGGTGGAGGACGCCGGTCGGGATCCGGAGGCGTTCCACATCCTCCCGACGCTGCAGCCCGTGGTCGGGAGCACGCGGAGCGAGGCGGAGGATCTCGCCGAGCAGCTGCTCGCGTCGACACCGGATGCGCTGATCGTGGAGGACGTCTCGCACTCGATCGGCCAGGATCTCACCGGGCGGTCGGCCGACGAGCCGTTCGAGTTCGAGCCGGACACCGACACGTCGAACGAGTCACGTTCGCCGAACCGCAGGGCAGACGCGCTGCGCACCGGGGACCACCCGGCGACGCCGCGACAGGTGTACGCCCGCTCGTTCCGCGAGGGGATCGTGGTCGGCACCGCGGCCGAGGTCGCCGACACGATCGAGGAGCGGGTGGAAACGCGCGCGGCCGACGGCTTCATCGTGCAGTCGCTGACACTCCCGTACAGCCTCGACCGGTTCGTCGAGCTGGTCACTCCGGAACTGCAGCGCCGCGGCCTGACCCCGGAGTCCTACGCTCCGGGCACCCTGCGCGACCGGCTGGGGCTGGAGAGGCCGGCGCGCGTCGTTCCAGCCTGA
- a CDS encoding DMT family transporter — MRTSDALAVRGRTGLAAALGAAIAFSTSGILLKPLLDAGWSPAAAVAVRVALGGLVLAPAALVALRGSLRPLLRSWRLVLGYGLIAVAGTQVLYFAAIQRLPIAVALLVQYSAPVMIAVLGWATRRVPVRPIVVAGVVLSVMGLVLIVGVDGIGQAGDGLDTAGIALALAAAVCLAGYYLLSALPTPGLPPLALVSSGLVVGAVATVGVGLTGMLPLTVSTDPVELGGATLPWWVPMLVVALVATAAAYSLSIAGSRRLGSRIASFAGLTEVVSAVFLAWLLLGEQPDARQLVGGACILAGVVLVRLERPTDTAAADRQAGTTRAGLSSPSRSRRVPGA; from the coding sequence TTGCGGACTTCTGACGCGCTCGCGGTCCGCGGCCGCACCGGCTTGGCCGCCGCGCTCGGCGCCGCGATCGCGTTCAGCACCAGCGGCATCCTGCTCAAGCCGCTGCTCGACGCCGGCTGGTCGCCTGCGGCAGCGGTGGCCGTGCGCGTCGCACTCGGCGGCCTGGTGCTCGCACCGGCGGCCCTGGTCGCACTGCGCGGAAGCCTGCGACCGTTGCTGCGGTCGTGGCGGCTGGTGCTCGGTTACGGGCTGATCGCCGTCGCCGGCACGCAAGTGCTGTACTTCGCGGCGATCCAGCGCCTCCCGATCGCCGTCGCGCTGCTGGTGCAGTACTCGGCCCCCGTGATGATCGCCGTGCTGGGCTGGGCGACGCGGCGCGTGCCCGTGCGTCCGATCGTCGTCGCCGGCGTCGTGCTCAGCGTCATGGGGCTGGTGCTCATCGTCGGCGTCGACGGGATCGGCCAGGCCGGCGACGGGCTCGACACCGCGGGAATCGCGCTCGCCCTCGCGGCCGCCGTGTGCCTCGCGGGCTACTACCTGCTCTCCGCGCTTCCGACGCCCGGACTGCCCCCGCTCGCCCTGGTGAGCTCCGGCCTGGTCGTCGGCGCGGTCGCCACCGTGGGCGTCGGCCTCACCGGCATGCTCCCGCTCACTGTCTCGACCGACCCGGTCGAGCTCGGTGGTGCGACGCTGCCCTGGTGGGTGCCCATGCTCGTCGTCGCCCTGGTCGCCACGGCCGCGGCGTACTCGCTGAGCATCGCCGGGTCGCGCCGTCTCGGATCGCGCATCGCGTCGTTCGCCGGCCTCACCGAAGTGGTGTCGGCCGTGTTTCTCGCGTGGCTCCTGCTCGGCGAGCAGCCGGATGCGCGCCAGCTCGTCGGCGGTGCGTGCATCCTCGCCGGCGTCGTGCTCGTCCGCCTCGAACGCCCGACCGACACCGCCGCGGCGGACCGTCAGGCTGGAACGACGCGCGCCGGCCTCTCCAGCCCCAGCCGGTCGCGCAGGGTGCCCGGAGCGTAG
- a CDS encoding LLM class flavin-dependent oxidoreductase, protein MARLQHFGWFFARGFGPQGWGHPYYEWNYDWTKPRLYQHAARELEQAGLDLVIIEDALSIGFPETIDLRVREAYGGPKHDPLILSPYLLDATQYLGVAPTINAGAYPPYVAARQFATLHHLSDHRLGINVVTDVGSARHLGLPPLPHDAAYDRAEEWLGVIRRLWHSWDDDALIADPRTHHYADGSKIRAFEHEGEYFRVTGPLNAVPFTRGDPAIVSPGGSPRGIAFAGAHSDVQLALAPLDAESVRAYRQKVRQAAVDAGRDPDAIKVLFVFKPEIVASDEEADRVVEASKHPTDEELYRVLAGQSSDLETDLNALSLDEPFDASIFGDHVSLGSIKGLFGKEGVREGVTLRDLITPKTVKGRITDREGFVGTAEQIADFIEELGEEADNDGLIFSGDLHPVTLHRNLDELVPILRRRGVLRTEFGNGGIRANLADF, encoded by the coding sequence ATGGCCAGGCTGCAGCACTTCGGCTGGTTCTTCGCCCGCGGGTTCGGCCCGCAGGGCTGGGGGCATCCGTACTACGAGTGGAACTACGACTGGACCAAGCCGCGCCTCTACCAGCACGCCGCGCGCGAGCTGGAGCAGGCAGGGCTCGACCTCGTGATCATCGAGGACGCCCTCTCGATCGGATTCCCGGAGACGATCGACCTGCGCGTGCGGGAGGCCTACGGAGGCCCCAAGCACGACCCGCTCATCCTGTCGCCCTACCTGCTCGACGCGACACAGTACCTCGGCGTCGCGCCCACCATCAACGCGGGCGCCTACCCGCCCTATGTCGCCGCGCGGCAGTTCGCCACCCTCCACCATCTCAGCGACCATCGCCTCGGCATCAACGTCGTCACCGACGTCGGCAGCGCTCGCCACCTCGGGCTCCCGCCGCTGCCCCACGACGCCGCGTACGACCGCGCCGAGGAGTGGCTCGGCGTCATCCGCCGGCTCTGGCACAGCTGGGACGACGACGCGCTCATCGCCGACCCGCGCACCCATCACTACGCCGACGGGTCGAAGATCCGCGCCTTCGAGCACGAGGGCGAGTACTTCCGCGTGACCGGGCCGCTCAACGCGGTCCCGTTCACGCGCGGTGACCCGGCGATCGTCTCCCCCGGCGGTTCGCCGCGCGGCATCGCGTTCGCCGGAGCGCACTCCGACGTGCAGCTCGCTCTCGCACCGCTCGACGCCGAGAGCGTCCGCGCCTACCGGCAGAAAGTGCGCCAGGCAGCGGTCGACGCCGGTCGCGATCCCGACGCGATCAAGGTGCTCTTCGTCTTCAAGCCGGAGATCGTCGCGAGCGACGAGGAGGCCGACCGCGTCGTCGAGGCATCGAAGCACCCGACGGACGAGGAGCTCTACCGCGTGCTCGCCGGCCAGTCCAGCGACCTCGAGACCGACCTGAACGCCCTCTCGCTCGACGAGCCGTTCGACGCGTCGATCTTCGGCGACCACGTCTCGCTGGGCAGTATCAAGGGGCTCTTCGGCAAGGAGGGTGTGCGGGAGGGCGTCACCCTCCGCGACCTCATCACCCCGAAGACGGTCAAGGGCCGGATCACGGACCGTGAGGGCTTCGTGGGCACGGCGGAGCAGATCGCCGACTTCATCGAGGAGCTCGGCGAGGAGGCCGACAACGACGGCCTGATCTTCTCCGGCGACCTGCACCCGGTCACACTGCACCGCAACCTCGACGAACTGGTCCCGATCCTGCGCCGCCGCGGAGTGCTGCGGACGGAGTTCGGCAACGGAGGCATCCGGGCGAACCTTGCGGACTTCTGA
- a CDS encoding O-acetylhomoserine aminocarboxypropyltransferase/cysteine synthase family protein, protein MPEFTTAQVHAGETREAAHGARVTPIYLTAGFEFDSFANAEERFGGDVPGYTYSRSGNPTAASLERRVAALEGGREAIAVGSGQAALTVALLGLVQSGDHLLSAQSVYSGTRGLFETGLKRLGVQVEFVDGPGDPEEWRRRIRPNTRALFGESIGNPGNDVLDIAAVADVAHQNGLPLIVDNTLATPYLLQPGEHGADIVVHSASKFLGGHGSALGGVVVDQGSYDWGVSPFEHLRAPDDWLHGDSYVGAYGRGAYIAFARSVVASLFGPVLSPVNAFLIQQGIETLSLRLRQQSDTALAVARWLERKPEVASVDYAGLESHPSHDLARRYLPRGAGAILGFTLVGGAAAAQRFYDAVTLFSRMTHIGDVRSLILHPATTTHAHLQRDVREATGIGDGLLRLSIGLEDPTDLIADLERGIAAVTGQAGVAATTATTPNREPRLVVAAGN, encoded by the coding sequence ATGCCCGAATTCACCACAGCGCAGGTCCACGCCGGAGAGACCCGCGAAGCCGCCCACGGCGCCCGTGTCACTCCGATCTATCTGACCGCCGGTTTCGAGTTCGACAGCTTCGCGAATGCGGAGGAACGCTTCGGCGGCGACGTCCCGGGCTACACGTACAGCCGGTCGGGGAATCCGACGGCAGCTTCGCTGGAGCGGCGGGTCGCCGCACTTGAAGGCGGCAGGGAAGCCATCGCGGTCGGCAGCGGGCAGGCCGCCCTGACCGTGGCTCTGCTCGGTCTTGTGCAGTCGGGCGACCACCTCCTCTCCGCGCAGAGTGTCTACTCCGGCACCCGCGGTCTCTTCGAGACCGGGTTGAAGCGCCTCGGCGTCCAGGTCGAGTTCGTCGACGGGCCCGGCGACCCGGAGGAGTGGCGGCGGCGGATCCGTCCGAACACACGTGCACTGTTCGGCGAGTCGATCGGCAACCCGGGCAACGACGTGCTCGACATCGCCGCGGTCGCGGACGTGGCGCACCAGAACGGTCTCCCGCTGATCGTGGACAACACTCTCGCCACGCCGTACCTGCTCCAGCCGGGCGAGCACGGCGCCGACATCGTGGTGCATTCGGCGAGCAAGTTCCTCGGGGGCCACGGCTCGGCGCTCGGCGGCGTCGTCGTCGATCAGGGCAGCTACGACTGGGGCGTCTCTCCGTTCGAGCATCTGAGGGCTCCGGACGACTGGCTGCACGGCGACAGCTACGTCGGAGCGTACGGTCGCGGCGCGTACATCGCGTTCGCGCGCTCGGTCGTGGCCTCGCTGTTCGGGCCGGTGCTGTCGCCGGTCAACGCCTTCCTCATCCAGCAGGGCATCGAGACCCTGTCACTCCGCCTCCGACAGCAGTCGGACACCGCGCTGGCCGTCGCCCGCTGGCTCGAGCGGAAGCCGGAGGTCGCGAGCGTCGATTACGCCGGTCTGGAGTCGCATCCCTCGCACGACCTCGCGCGGCGTTACCTGCCGCGCGGCGCGGGTGCGATCCTCGGTTTCACGCTCGTCGGCGGCGCGGCCGCCGCCCAGCGCTTCTACGATGCGGTGACGCTGTTCAGCCGGATGACCCACATCGGGGACGTCCGCTCGCTCATCCTGCACCCGGCGACGACCACGCACGCCCACCTGCAGCGCGACGTCCGGGAGGCCACCGGGATCGGCGACGGGCTCTTGCGGCTCTCCATCGGCCTCGAAGACCCCACCGATCTCATCGCGGATCTGGAGCGCGGGATCGCCGCGGTCACCGGGCAGGCCGGGGTCGCCGCCACGACCGCCACCACCCCGAACCGCGAGCCCCGCCTCGTCGTGGCAGCAGGAAACTAG